In one window of Ptiloglossa arizonensis isolate GNS036 chromosome 5, iyPtiAriz1_principal, whole genome shotgun sequence DNA:
- the LOC143147284 gene encoding C2 domain-containing protein 5 isoform X1 has product MPGKIKVKILAGRNLPVMDRSGDTTDAYVELKFGNITFKTDVCRKSLNPQWNSEWYRFEVDDSELQDEPLQIRLMDYDTYSANDAIGKVYINLNPLLLPGVPPTVKNIWTLEAAMNTNTGSQGGSVMTGWIPVYDTMHGIRGEVNIIVKVELFSDFNKFRQSSCGVQFFYSPNIPHGYHTQSIHGFVEELVVSDDPEYKWIDKIRTPRASNEARQTLFFKLSGEVQRKIGLKALDLGGNAVIGYLQNFDLEGESGIVARGIGTAVTLVKLQDTLSFPSDNIEEAFFSQHKAQKERTGLDESTPLYTVTPTHIPDPLITNTRVMRIKDNFPRRLKFSKSPKRIVKTFENSCDESKGTKTTEKALKTSNAKMSAVSYSSLSESVIQDASIRMMLALEDERGESNKGILDVRMKNLKKLFGSNDTETKMNSSRSSISTKSSIISIRNPRKEKMSKNNKVTEGIAALLIKTIHSVPLENLNETQETPTTLSPANNVKEDFDHSEYQNVIDNHESEKRGKQFNCKDDIHVETSKAEIKKQYDSSFEENTPSSNGLSDESSIDSANYNILRDSKFSINDTLQEKSKFTKTLVRADTFPPFKIKSSEIKLQRTDSEMRPLRTKSMSSLIKYLSMNQIPFNLRYTVESQIDPIQNSYSAIVKVGKKEESIEAMTKNATSTTTILTTKISKNIENDLQSQQSINNSQDFDQPLATSTPVENRHPFFSEVQEHDSSLIITENKLNANISDYENCEMSKKHNESSVIKNDMNNINDDLSSADESEVSVSTYFLLQNASDTERKNKNIPLKQVHEEGFSSLLEETDSIPVQISFKNKERIEKLEEHNVLKFSASTHSLPSLQPYQFHTYVESNVREDVDHKVTAESMSKTSSSIESLIQSSCNDLHDTTHKNRQRRMLDLIRLIDTKMMAQPQGYNNSGNYRLKRKKRDKLYRNVNPRNMRKNLHNRFLKRHLQTFKHAEVILPLNESVPVLLTPDTSSYNSSLESIITSDTLIKSRLRRTAESFRSKKSFPIKRSAVDSIPHETTAKELTIDSQSSDSVRDNGSIIEMKELKPRVTNPSISSTSIDPAVHKSHSICNIREVSNDNELTNITNIASITYNSCVSHPSPNHRQQDEASLSPSYPLPAVPSVVSKVCQLPTTKAQPTVSLHRRSSDSDLSITPKGNSLGTNDRSMTGFLKTSTAVIRTMNQDAFEMLEYPFITMQQYPAGFILHIGGLVSSRSVKLLERISNLEEPESRDAWWKEVRMEVRSHARALACNVVIGYKEETSICDDVCVLNAYGTAAIINLYNSNQDSDSVFINKGQSGSVVNTTEMEREKAQQKPVPVKAEKSESDTPAPASTHQTGKVRHVSENKDHEVQFIQSKCSLCHLPYNEVSVPFRVNASKCAICKRARVPDVMFTTIELPENVLTIGRGGIIQATACKTKKDLRGELNAKEISDCLPFLEYELHSLLLNKLKVKGMNAIFGLKLQVSVGERLIIGMAVGTAVFLTALPAPSIPQIASGNAWPKEEQLAEIQKTLLETVKKNREFYRLKPVGDVENGRVTTSDTDESDEDLADLDFNVGTRDACVLEVDDIEDMDRISLLMDDRPPDDFHVVNTQTIPGLDDLEIVRNLQMFTQISRTKIPAGQFASMPSKYFARLLQSVYFKLRRMIPCALCDMQFKLALPEPDEIQFTVIGMALGLGDPVKINKLKKKLMTHSMSKDQVKRSDDSDMIFNLDVDHAEISSDNASNITLNSSALMNTSGLKSRTRSPLRSKIHTAHKHKHVPLKGRYGVDITPLSYLPGGRIERYLGNLNFFFIRESTSIRENGGLSGFTHSFVMEVLAIVRAHITALGGNAMVAFFMTKCVLLHSPHKNQGQCLINVGGDVVSVSYFANDKHCGTSNC; this is encoded by the exons ATGCCTGGCAAAATAAAAGTCAAAATATTAGCAGGCCGTAACTTACCAGTAATGGATCGTTCGGGTGATACCACAGATGCATATGTGGAATTGAAATTTGGCAATATAACATTTAAAACGGATGTATGCAGGAAATCACTGAATCCTCAATGGAACTCAGAATGGTACAGATTTGAAGTTGATGATTCTGAACTACAGGATGAACCATTACAAATTAGATTGATGGACTATGACACGTATTCAGCAAATGATGCAATAGGCAaagtttatataaatttaaatccATTACTATTACCTGGAGTTCCTCCTACTGTTAAAAACATTTGGACACTGGAAGCAGCTATGAATACAAACACTGGTTCTCAGGGTG GTTCAGTCATGACTGGATGGATACCAGTGTATGATACAATGCATGGTATTCGGGGTGAAGTTAATATTATAGTTAAAGTGGAGCTGTTTTCTGATTTTAACAAGTTTAGACAATCCTCGTGTggagtacaatttttttatt CACCAAATATACCTCATGGGTATCATACTCAGAGCATACACGGTTTTGTAGAAGAATTAGTTGTCAGTGACGATCCTGAATACAAATGGATTGATAAAATAAGGACACCTAGAGCCTCGAATGAAGCACgtcaaacattatttttcaaacttaGTGGAGAAGTTCAGAGGAAAATTGGACTTAAAGCATTAGATCTTGGTGGAAATGCAGTTATTGG gtatttacaaaattttgatcTGGAAGGAGAATCTGGTATTGTGGCTCGAGGCATAGGTACTGCTGTCACTCTTGTGAAGTTACAGGATACTTTAAGCTTTCCATCTGACAATATTGAAGA GGCATTCTTTTCACAACACAAAGCACAGAAGGAACGTACAGGACTCGATGAGAGTACGCCGCTATATACTGTTACTCCTACACATATCCCTGATCCTCTTATTACAAATACAAGAGTCATGCGTATAAAGGACAATTTTCCacgtcgtttaaaattttcaaaaagtcCTAAACGAATTGtaaaaacatttgaaaattcgtGTGATGAATCAAAAGGCACAAAGACTACTGAAAAAGCATTGAAGACAAGCAATGCAAAAATGTCTGCAGTTTCCTACTCAAGTTTATCTGAATCAGTAATTCAAGATGCATCTATAAGAATGATGTTGGCTTTGGAAGATGAAAGAGGTGAAAGCAACAAAGGTATATTGGATGTTCGCatgaaaaacttaaaaaagtTATTTGGTTCAAATGATACAGAAACCAAAATGAACAGTTCACGTTCAAGTATCTCAACTAAATCTTCTATTATAAGTATACGTAATCCAAGGAAAGAGAAAATGTCAAAAAACAATAAAGTTACAGAAGGTATAGCTGCTCTTTTGATTAAAACTATACACAGTGTACCATTGGAAAATCTCAATGAAACTCAGGAGACACCAACAACACTTTCTCCAGCTAATAATGTAAAAGAAGATTTTGACCATTCAGAATATCAAAATGTTATTGACAATCATGAAAGTGAGAAGAGAGGCAAACAATTTAATTGCAAAGATGATATTCATGTTGAAACATCAAAAgcagaaataaagaaacaatatgATTCCTCATTTGAGGAAAACACACCCAGCTCTAATGGTCTTTCAGATGAGTCTTCAATTGATAGCGCCAACTACAATATACTACGTGATTCAAAGTTTTCAATTAATGATACATTACAGGAAAAAAGTAAATTTACTAAAACACTTGTCAGGGCTGATACATTTCCTCCATTCAAAATAAAGTCAtcagaaataaaattacaaaggaCAGATAGTGAAATGCGTCCCCTTCGTACAAAAAGTATGTCATcactaattaaatatttatccatGAATCAAATACCATTTAATTTAAGATACACTGTAGAATCACAAATTGATCCTATACAGAATTCATATTCTGCCATAGTCAAAgtaggaaaaaaagaagagtctATAGAAGCAATGACTAAAAATGCTACTTCTACGACTACTATATTGACAACAAAAATTAGTAAAAACATTGAGAATGATCTACAAAGTCAACAGAGCATAAACAATTCACAAGATTTTGATCAACCCCTTGCAACGAGTACACCGGTAGAAAATCGTCATCCGTTCTTCTCAGAAGTACAAGAACATGACTCTTCATTAATTATTACAGAGAACAAATTAAATGCTAACATTAGTGATTATGAAAATTGCGAAATGTCTAAAAAACACAACGAATCTTCTGTAATAAAGAATGATATGAATAACATAAATGATGATTTATCTTCTGCTGATGAATCTGAAGTATCTGTTTCTACATACTTTTTATTGCAAAATGCAAGTGAtactgaaagaaaaaataaaaatataccacTTAAACAGGTGCATGAAGAAGGATTTTCTTCCTTACTTGAAGAGACAGACAGTATACCTGTTCAAATTTCTTTCAAGAATAAAGAACGTATTGAAAAGTTAGAGGAACACAATGTACTAAAGTTTTCTGCATCAACACATTCATTGCCATCATTACAGCCATATCAATTTCATACATATGTAGAATCTAATGTAAGAGAAGATGTGGATCACAAAGTAACTGCAGAGTCTATGTCAAAAACTTCATCCAGCATTGAAAGTTTAATACAGTCTTCGTGCAATGACTTACATGATACAACACATAAGAATAGACAACGGCGTATGTTGGATTTGATTAGATTAATTGATACGAAGATGATGGCGCAACCACAAGGTTATAACAATAGTGGCAATTATCGATTGAAAAGGAAAAAACGAGACAAACTATACAGGAATGTCAACCCCAGAAATATGCGCAAAAATTTGCATAATCGGTTTTTAAAGAGACATCTTCAAACTTTTAAACATGCAGAAGTTATACTTCCTTTAAACGAATCCGTGCCAGTACTACTCACGCCTGATACCTCTTCCTATAATTCATCTCTTGAAAGCATAATCACTAGCGATACGTTAATTAAATCACGCTTACGTAGAACAGCCGAGTCATTTCGTTCAAAGAAAAGCTTCCCCATCAAAAGATCCGCAGTCGATTCAATACCCCATGAAACTACTGCCAAGGAATTAACTATAGATAGTCAAAGTAGTGATTCAGTTAGGGATAATGGTAGCATTATAGAAATGAAGGAACTAAAGCCAAGAGTTACTAACCCTTCAATATCATCCACATCCATAGATCCTGCGGTACATAAGAGTCATAGCATTTGTAATATAAGAGAAGTATCAAATGATAATGAATTGACTAATATTACTAACATTGCTAGTATTACTTACAACTCGTGTGTGTCCCATCCTTCTCCCAATCATAGGCAACAAGACGAGGCATCTCTAAGTCCATCTTATCCACTTCCGGCTGTTCCTTCCGTGGTCTCAAAAGTATGTCAATTACCAACAACTAAGGCACAACCCACTGTGTCATTGCATCGAAGATCCAGTGATTCTGATTTGAGCATTACTCCAAAAG GTAATTCCCTGGGAACAAATGATAGATCAATGACTGGATTTTTGAAGACATCAACTGCTGTGATAAGAACTATGAATCAGGATGCATTTGAAATGTTAGAATATCCATTTATTACTATGCAACAGTATCCAGCAGGATTTATTTTGCACATTG GTGGCCTTGTAAGTTCAAGATCAGTCAAGTTGTTAGAAAGAATTAGTAACTTAGAAGAGCCTGAGAGTCGCGATGCTTGGTGGAAAGAAGTTAGGATGGAGGTTCGATCGCACGCAAGAGCATTAGCGTGTAATGTAGTCATTGGTTACAAAGAAGAAACTAGTATATG TGACGATGTTTGCGTGTTAAACGCATATGGTACAGCAGCGATAATTAATCTTTACAATTCGAATCAAGATTCGGACAGTGTTTTTATTAACAAAGGACAATCAGGATCAGTCGTGAACACCACAGAAATGGAACGTGAAAAAGCTCAACAAAAACCTGTACCTGTGAAAGCAGAGAAATCCGAATCTGACACGCCCGCCCCTGCTTCAACTCACCAAACTGGCAAAGTTAGGCACGTATCGGAGAACAAGGATCACGAGGTTCAATTTATTCAAAGCAAGTGTAGTCTTTGTCATTTACCATACAACGAGGTGAGCGTTCCGTTTCGTGTGAACGCCTCGAAATGTGCTATATGCAAGCGCGCCAGGGTACCGGATGTAATGTTTACCACCATAGAGCTCCCTGAAAACGTGTTAACGATCGGACGAGGAGGTATCATACAAGCAACTGCGTGTAAAACTAAGAAAGATCTTCGAGGAGAACTAAATGCCAAGGAAATATCAGACTGCTTGCCGTTTTTAGAGTACGAGTTACATagtttacttttaaataaattgaaggTCAAAGGGATGAATGCAATATTTGGCTTGAAGCTACAGGTGTCTGTCGGAGAACGATTGATTATCGGTATGGCCGTAGGTACTGCTGTTTTTTTAACCGCATTACCTGCTCCTTCTATACCGCaaattgcatctggaaatgCTTGGCCCAAAGAGGAGCAATTAGCAGAAATTCAGAAAACTCTGCTTGAAACTGTCAAAAAGAATAGAGAGTTTTATCGGCTCAAACCTGTTGGT GATGTTGAAAATGGCCGAGTTACAACTTCGGATACCGATGAATCAGATGAAGATTTGGCAGATTTAGATTTTAACGTTGGTACCAGAGATGCCTGTGTATTAGAAGTAGACGATATTGAGGACATGGACAGAATATCGCTGTTGATGGACGACAGACCCCCAGATGATTTTCACGTAGTAAATACACAAACTATTCCTGGTCTTGACGATTTGGAAATCGTAAGAAATTTACAGATGTTCACGCaaatttcgagaacgaaaaTACCTGCGGGACAGTTTGCATCTATGCCTTCAAAATACTTTGCCAGGTTACTTCAG tcCGTGTACTTCAAGCTGAGGAGAATGATCCCCTGTGCACTTTGTGATATGCAATTCAAATTGGCACTTCCTGAACCAGACGAGATCCAATTCACGGTAATCGGCATGGCTCTTGGTCTAGGAGATccagtaaaaataaataaattaaaaaagaagctAATGACCCATTCCATGAGTAAGGATCAGGTTAAAAGATCAG
- the Tpnci gene encoding troponin C type I isoform X1 — protein sequence MVCSIDDIADELPPEQIAVLRKAFDSFDREKSGSIPTDMVADILRLMGQPFNKKILDELIEEVDADKSGRLEFEEFVTLAAKFIVEEDAEALEKELREAFRLYDKEGNGYIPTTCLREILRELDDQLTDEELDIMIEEIDSDGSGTVDFDEFMEMMTGE from the exons ATGGTATGTTCTATTGATGATATC GCCGACGAACTTCCCCCTGAACAAATCGCTG TCCTTCGCAAAGCGTTCGACAGCTTCGACAGGGAGAAGAGCGGGAGCATCCCCACCGACATGGTGGCCGACATTCTCAGACTGATGGGTCAGCCTTTCAACAAGAAGATCCTGGATGAGTTGATCGAGGAAGTTGATGCTGACA AATCCGGACGCCTTGAATTCGAAGAGTTCGTCACATTGGCCGCAAAGTTCATCGTAGAAGAAGATGCTGAAGCCCTTGAGAAGGAACTCCGAGAAGCATTCAGACTGTATGACAAAGAag GAAATGGCTACATCCCAACTACCTGTTTGCGCGAAATTCTGAGAGAACTCGACGACCAACTTACGGACGAGGAATTGGACATCATGATCGAAGAAATTGACTCTGATGGATCTGGTACCGTTGACTTTGATG AATTCATGGAGATGATGACTGGAGAATAA
- the Tpnci gene encoding troponin C type I isoform X2, whose product MADELPPEQIAVLRKAFDSFDREKSGSIPTDMVADILRLMGQPFNKKILDELIEEVDADKSGRLEFEEFVTLAAKFIVEEDAEALEKELREAFRLYDKEGNGYIPTTCLREILRELDDQLTDEELDIMIEEIDSDGSGTVDFDEFMEMMTGE is encoded by the exons ATG GCCGACGAACTTCCCCCTGAACAAATCGCTG TCCTTCGCAAAGCGTTCGACAGCTTCGACAGGGAGAAGAGCGGGAGCATCCCCACCGACATGGTGGCCGACATTCTCAGACTGATGGGTCAGCCTTTCAACAAGAAGATCCTGGATGAGTTGATCGAGGAAGTTGATGCTGACA AATCCGGACGCCTTGAATTCGAAGAGTTCGTCACATTGGCCGCAAAGTTCATCGTAGAAGAAGATGCTGAAGCCCTTGAGAAGGAACTCCGAGAAGCATTCAGACTGTATGACAAAGAag GAAATGGCTACATCCCAACTACCTGTTTGCGCGAAATTCTGAGAGAACTCGACGACCAACTTACGGACGAGGAATTGGACATCATGATCGAAGAAATTGACTCTGATGGATCTGGTACCGTTGACTTTGATG AATTCATGGAGATGATGACTGGAGAATAA
- the LOC143147287 gene encoding U5 small nuclear ribonucleoprotein 40 kDa protein: MPILDKRKGDDILALVPASKRTKNEVVFSSREKAVVQNGPPRTSSLFAPIMLLEGHQGDIFSLEFHPEGQYLASTGFDRQIFIWNVYGECENISAMTGHSGAIMELHFSPDGSHLYTASTDMTLGLWDIVAGTRIKKLKGHTSFVNSVSGARRGITQLCSGSDDSTIRVWDPRKRGQCYTLNNTYQVTAVTFNDTAEQVISGGIDNDIKVWDLRKNSILYKLKGHSDTITGLSLSPDGSYILSNAMDNTLRIWDVRPFAPYERCVKILSGHQHNFEKNLLRCAWSPDGSKVSAGSSDRFHYIWDTTSRRILYKLPGHNGSVNDIDFHPKEPIVCSGSSDKQIYLGEIETS, translated from the exons atGCCAATTTTGGACAAACGTAAAGGCGATGATATTTTAGCATTGGTTCCTGCTTCGAAAAGGACCAAGAATGAAGTGGTTTTTAGTAGCAGGGAAAAAGCGGTTGTACAAAAT GGACCACCTAGAACATCGTCCTTATTTGCACCAATTATGCTCCTTGAAGGTCATCAAGGAGACATATTTTCTCTTGAGTTTCATCCTGAGGGTCAATACCTTGCTTCAACAGGCTTTGATCGACAAATTT ttATTTGGAATGTCTATGGAGAATGTGAAAACATTTCTGCAATGACTGGTCACAGTGGAGCAATTATGGAATTACACTTTAGTCCTGATGGCAGTCACTTATACACTGCTAGTACAGATATGACGCTAGGTTTGTGGGATATAGTTGCTGGAACTAGAATTAAAAAACTCAAGGGCCATACTTCTTTCGTTAACTCTGTTTCGGGTGCACGAAGAGGTATTACACAACTTTGTTCCGGTAGCGACGATAGTACAATACGTGTATGGGATCCCAGGAAAAGAGGACAGtgttatactttaaacaataCATATCAG GTTACTGCTGTAACATTTAATGACACAGCAGAACAAGTAATAAGCGGTGGAATAGACAATGATATAAAAGTATGGGATCTGAGAAAGAACTCTATTCTTTACAAACTTAAAGGACATTCTGACACCATTACTGGATTGAGTTTAAGTCCAGATGGCTCCTATATTCTTTCTAATGCTATGGATAATACATTAAGAATTTGGGACGTACGGCCGTTTGCTCCTTACGAACGCTGTGTCAAAATTCTTTCTGGACACCAACACAACTTTGAAAAG AATCTATTGAGGTGTGCATGGTCACCAGATGGCAGCAAAGTATCAGCTGGATCATCAGACAGATTTCATTATATTTGGGATACTACGAGTCGTAGAATATTGTACAAATTACCTGGTCATAATGGTTCTGTTAATGATATTGATTTCCACCCAAAGGAACCTatag tCTGCTCTGGGTCCAGTGACAAACAAATATATTTAGGAGAAATCGAAACATCGTAA
- the LOC143147288 gene encoding translocon-associated protein subunit gamma, whose amino-acid sequence MSGKSKAFTKEEELLLQDFSRNVSTKSSALFYGNAFIVSAIPIWLFWRIHLIDIYANLISFVLVTLASTYALALAYKNTKFVLKHKIAVKREDAVTKEMSRKLAEDKKMSKKEKDERILWKKNEVADYEATTFSIFYNNALFLALVIVSSFYILKTFTPAVNYIFSVGVTSALLALLSTGSQ is encoded by the exons ATGTCAGGAAAGTCGAAAGCGTTTACCAAGGAAGAGGAGCTTCTTCTCCAGGACTTTTCGCGAAATGTATCAACTAAATCTTCAGCGTTGTTCTACGGCAACGCTTTTATCGTGTCAGCGATCCCCATCT GGCTCTTCTGGAGGATTCACCTAATTGATATATACGCTAACTTGATTTCCTTCGTTTTAGTCACGTTAGCTAGTACATACGCTCTTGCACTCGCGTATAAAAATACTAAATTTGTCCTGAAACACAAG ATTGCAGTGAAGAGGGAGGATGCGGTAACAAAAGAAATGAGCAGAAAGTTGGCAGAAGACAAGAAGATGAGCAAAAAGGAAAAAGACGAAAG GATCTTGTGGAAAAAAAACGAAGTGGCAGATTACgaagcaacaactttttcgatcTTCTACAATAACGCTTTGTTTTTAGCTCTTGTAATTGTATCTTCGTTTTATATTCTGAAAACATTCACACCAGCagttaattatatattctccgttggcGTAACAAGTGCACTGTTAGCACTGTTATCGACTGGTTCTCAATAA
- the LOC143147285 gene encoding NCK-interacting protein with SH3 domain, whose protein sequence is MGDNSMRLENYEMLKALYDFKATFAKTLSFQEGDYFILYQTNTKQRNWWQVVNRDGLIGYIPSNYVTTVKIPSQILIEFLEDCIENVKVQTKKQTGSLQLDKQDLLLRLIEKKRQAESNKKTKKQAPMPPDFGNTTPSKEISVHNAQEGAVTSTQSNTSYMTAQTTLQANTDKEEPVVPQCQRSSVSDQRRQSLPRQSSSDTQKIQSEVHKSPSHSSTRQTPTSSPIKNKACEINSHTAYQLLDQVRRNTQLSYEMSKVAVMVVVSGLQQLLPKNVGHYFDALLHQLETPFTVSQMSIEETYDANRLKVIFTELTSCKEDSQQRNWMLYEDESIIVDYIKELTSILTNADANVSRYILQQDQYNGVNVLIQYYQMEPRWTIRQLLLQSFGVMCSLDSVILTIMLNSVLPMELARDMRSNPRNVTKLNYSSLLLTMIFSMGEPMPVTHLEQLGPDFIAFILDLIENPPDMDLEDQIPDLFVNLILSYNLQFTNSENIVLNALKERTVAKIFTEKILFLFNREEDPVRIFDHEPPPPHSVLKLFIDLFNNDVTASLFYTNDVKVLIDIILRQLYDMFPGDKRRQYLELCRRVLRTSSYNEHRYRSEDLLKCFTRIFCEETGESQEDQQSVREIGNEFPHLFKM, encoded by the exons ATGGGTGACAATTCTATGAGGTTAG AGAACTATGAAATGCTTAAGGCTCTCTACGATTTCAAGGCCACGTTCGCAAAAACCCTTAGTTTCCAAGAGggcgattattttattttatatcaaaCCAATACTAAGCAAAGGAATTGGTGGCAGGTGGTCAATAGAGATGGACTTATTGGATATATTCCCTCTAATTATGTTACCACTGTGAAG ATACCTTCTCAAATATTGATTGAATTTTTGGAGGATTGTATTGAGAATGTAAAGGTACAGACCAAAAAGCAAACTGGATCATTACAGCTGGACAAGCAGGATCTTCTCCTGAGATTAATAGAGAAAAAGAGACAGGCAGAATCTAATAAAAAGACTAAGAAGCAAGCTCCTATGCCTCCAGATTTTGGCAATACTACGCCAAGCAAAGAAATATCTGTTCATAATGCACAAGAGGGAGCTGTTACCTCTACTCAGAGTAACACATCTTATATGACAGCTCAAACAACATTGCAAGCTAATACCGATAAAGAAGAACCAGTTGTTCCTCAGTGTCAGCGTTCCTCTGTAAGCGACCAAAGAAGACAATCTTTACCACGTCAATCTTCCTCTGACACTCAAAAAATTCAGTCTGAAGTTCATAAAAGTCCTTCTCATAGCAGCACACGACAAACACCAACTAGTTCACCTATAAAGAATAAAGcttgtgaaattaattcccaTACAGCTTATCAATTACTCGACCAAGTGCGTAGAAATACTCAATTAAGTTATGAGATGTCCAAAGTAGCAGTCATGGTAGTTGTTTCTGGGTTGCAACAATTGTTACCCAAAAATGTTGGTCATTATTTTGATGCATTGTTGCACCAGCTGGAAACACCATTTACAGTGTCACAAATGAGTATAGAAGAAACATATGATGCTAATAGattgaaagtaatttttacAGAGCTTACTTCTTGCAAGGAAGATTCGCAACAAAGAAATTGGATGCTTTATGAAGATGAATCTATTATTGTGGATTATATAAAGGAacttacctctattttg ACAAATGCAGATGCAAATGTATCTAGGTATATTTTGCAACAGGATCAGTACAATGGGGTTAATGTACTAATACAGTATTATCAGATGGAGCCAAGGTGGACTATTAGGCAATTGCTATTACAATCCTTTGGAGTAATGTGTAGTCTAGATTCTGTGATTTTGACCATAATGTTGAACAGTGTATTACCCATGGAACTAGCAAG AGATATGAGGAGTAATCCTAGAAATGtgacaaaattaaattattcttcatTATTGCTTACTATGATTTTTTCAATGGGTGAACCCATGCCAGTTACGCATTTGG AACAACTAGGCCCAGACTTTATAGCGTTCATTCTGGATTTAATAGAGAATCCACCTGACATGGATTTAGAAGATCAAATTCCTGATTTGTTTGTAAATTTGATATTGTCCTACAATTTACAATTCACAAATTCAGAAAATATAGTTTTGAACGCTTTGAAGGAAAGAACtgtggcgaaaatttttaccgaGAAAATATTGTTTCTGTTCAATAGAGAAG AGGATCCTGTGCGAATATTCGATCACGAACCGCCACCGCCACATTCCGTGTTGAAACTATTTATTGACCTGTTCAATAACGATGTCACAGCAAGTCTTTTTTATACAAATGATGTAAAGGTTCTAATTGATATTATATTGCGGCAGCTATACGACATGTTTCCCGGCGATAAG CGCAGACAATATTTAGAGTTGTGTCGTAGAGTGCTTCGCACTTCCAGTTACAACGAACACAGATATCGTTCGGAAGATTTATTGAAATGCTTTACAAG aATATTTTGTGAAGAGACTGGAGAGAGCCAAGAAGATCaacaatcggtacgcgagattgGCAATGAATTTCCAcatttatttaagatgtga